A region of the Phyllopteryx taeniolatus isolate TA_2022b chromosome 9, UOR_Ptae_1.2, whole genome shotgun sequence genome:
TCCAACCTGATTTCTAGGCAAgtcaatattactggctccaggacacgcgccactgcactatgattggctatTGTATCCTGTAGAACATGCCCCACTCCAAAGATAACTATAAAATGGAAACGTGAGAGGATAAAACGGATTAAGCTAAAAGGATAGGAGGAAAAGCGTCCTATATTATCAATTCAATTGGCTGAAGTCTCCGCTGCATGCCGAAAACGCAATCTCGCGATCTGAGCGTGCGTGACGTCACTGACTTGGCGTGTGGCGTCATTCGCGCTGGCATCTTGCTGGATGGAAGTCAAAAGTTTTCTCACAGCGGTTCGCTCGTCCGTTGGCCACTAAACTCACGTAACCCACACGATCACGCTTCAAATCGCCTCGAAAAGAGAAGATTCACAGGCGAGTCAAAGTCCTAAtctgacatttaaaaaagtcCAGTTATAGTCTTGCAGGAATCAAgttgttcatttcatttaagAAAACATTGGAATCTTACCAGAATCAAACTCATTTATCTTTAATAATAATTCTGAAATAATAAacgaaataaatataaaaaaataaaataaaacaccaaaaataaatatgaagatcaatcaaatcaaaatgaaaaaaaataatcaaataatgtcTTTGCAAAATGATGCAAATGAAACATCAAAGGTAGTGTGTCTCTGCCGCGGAGAGATGACGTCACGGCCGTTCTTCTGCGGTCACGTGTTGACGCGGTCGATTGGTTGGTAGATGTGCGTGTCGTCATCCACCCCCTTgccgttgccatggtaacccgGGATCCCGCGCGCGCCGCCGACGCCGCCGCAGTGAGTCACCGACGCGCGCGCGCGCCACCGCGCTGCCCGAGCGATCGTCGAGATGACGTGACGGACGACGCCGTCGAGCGATCGATGACGTCAGCATCCTGCAGCGATTGACTGACAACTGTCAACAAGTCGTCCGTGCACGCGCAGCAGGTGAGCGAGCGAAGGCGCCGCGGAGTCACGTGACGCGTCCTCTgctccgttgttgttgttgttgttgttgttccacgTCAACGCTGCAGTGATTTCTCAGTTGTGCTGTGTTGCGCCCGTTGCGCGCACGTGCACGCATTGTGCACTCTATTAGGGACACCTGTTGACCTGAGCGCCACCAGCGGCGGCACGCAGTTGGAGCGCTCTGGCCGGTCACTGATGTGCTTCCTATCCCGCCATCGGGGACTGACGATGACGTCACAGCCTCAGTCGAGCCGGACTGAATGTGACGTAGCAGTCGACTAAAAAAAGCCGAGGTGACGGCTCGCCGCGCAGCCATCTTCGCTTTCGTGAGTGCTCCTAGGTTGCAAATCGAGGTGCAACGAATCATCCATCGATCGTCAGTTTAGCCGATATCAAATTCATCAATAATGATTTTTGATGATCCATAGAGAAGAGGTTAGGGTGAGAGGATGAGCGAGCTTCTCAGTGGTTCTCCAAGACAAAGCAAATCTTTGACGATGGCACCACGTCAGCATCGCCGTCAAATCGTGACGCGTGTCGGTCAGCCGCTGGCGACGCTACACCGCATTTACACCGATAccgccgcatcccgtcttttacgaccACTGGGCTTCATCTCGTCAAATCAAACATCGTCGGGGAGACGgcaccagaaaacgtgtcaacGGTCAACTCGACCGGACACgcccgttaccatggcgacgataaCAACACCGGCTCTTGCCGACGTATTGTGTCGCGTTGgggtaaaaaagaagaaaacggCGGCggcgtcaccggtgctcgggaggggacgttcattcaaggatcgCTTGAGGTgcgttcacgtacttttaatacgatacggctcgtgagcaggcaacataacgttatgtagccgagcaagctagtgctagcgttaatgtttgtacgtaaacatgccggcgttctgtccaATCCTAATCTAAAGTTTTGGGAAACatcaataaatgttgacaacgccGGTcgcaatacgcaatcctattggtggACGTCGaggtgcggcggcggcggcggcatgcCGCAACTATGCGCTACACTCCatccaaaaatcaaacatgtcaGACTTTTGATTCTGGCGCCGTAGGGCCAACCTGTCGGCCGCGGATTATGGCACACGATTTCGTTGCCGACAAAATATGGCGGGCGTAATCCGGGAAATTGGGCTCATATCGGCGCTAAAGTCCTGCAGTCTGATCACGGCATTAGGGAAagtccggacaccctgtggaggaaactcctTGTAACCGCCATCTTGTTCTTCGGGTCACGACCCGCAGATCGTGACCCGAGCGGAGGTTCGGAATGGAGATCGCCCGTTGCGTCGAGAATCCTTCGTCAGCAGGACAGACCCGTGCGGAGGCAAACGATGAATGATTCATTTGATCATCGATTAGCACCTCTGACGTGCAGCGAACATCATCGGCTCCCTTTTGCAAGAAAAGTCAGCGAGTGTGATTGACAGCAAAGTCACCAAATTGGACTCGTCGATCGACCGATCTGCCGTGCAGGTGAAGCGGTTGCCGTGGCGACGTCGGCGGCGTCCCCATGCACGCTTACGTAACAACGGCAGCCCACCGCTACAAATATACTccaatgtgtgcgcgtgtgtgtgtgttgccggCAATTGAAAAGAGATACAAATGTGTACGCACGCGCGCGTGTTTATATGTCACCCAAAGTACACGCGCATGGATGTTGATCCACGAGAGTATCGCCATGACGACCGATGTTTGACAGACGGCCGAGCGTCTCCGTCTCCACGTCGGACGGCGTCGCCGGGAAGTGACCAATAGGATGATCCCGCCCGAGCAGGAGATGGAGGGCGAGGTGAGCGAGACGATCCGCGCTGGCGTGACGCGCCGTCAACGTGTGCGTGCCGCCCGCGTGCCCAGGTGCGGACGTGGGCCGAGTCGCTGGTGGTGACGCTGGACGAGCTGGAGTGTAAAATCTGCTACAACCGCTACGACGCTCGCGGCCGCAAACCCAAACTTCTGGCGTGTCTGCACCGAGTGTGCGCCAAGTGTCTCAAGAGGATGGTGGACGTGGGTGAGTCCGCCGCACGCCATTCCCGCCGTTCACTTGATTTGACCGTCCGATCAGATGACGAGCGTTGGAACGGGCGATTCTCGGGTCAGCGTTTTAGAGGCGCTGAGCTTCCAGCCGGGCGAGATCCATTCTCACGCTTTTCTACATTGGAACGCAATTTGATTCGTACATTTCTGAAAGAGAGGTCTTCCAATTGTTGGAAACCTCACAAATGCTAACAAGCTAACAGTCGGTATGCTAATTCGATTGACTGAAGGATTTGAAGGATTGCAGTTCTGCATTCAAACCCGATTTCGTTATCGGTTATCGGAATTTGATCGTGCCAAATACCGGAGCGGGCTCGGTCCGAATCCACGATTTGGCATCGGACTGAGTTGCGATTAGCGCGTGAGAGGTGAGCCGCTGTGCCGCTGTGCCGTCAGGCGAGTCGTCGCCGTCCGCCGTCAGCTGCCCTTTCTGCCGTCACCAGACTCTCGTCCCCGAAGAAGAGGTGACGCGCCCGcccgtcttcttcttcttctcgtgTGCCGCGACGCCAATGAACGCCGCTTTTCTCCTTTTGTTTCGGGCGGTCGGAGGTGTGGCTGATGGAGGACGACCGTCACATCCTGGCGGTTCTGTCGTGTCAGGACCGAGCTCGGCGAGGAGGAGGCCGACACGGAGAAGTTCTGCTCAGTCCCGACTCGCTGACAGGTGACATCATCGACAGCCCGTACGGCGCCGTTCAATTGATGCggtgtgacaaaaagtgttcagtgaaatgatgtcatcactgtacggttttataaagtacaatattatggccCACCggttagagggtcagcctcacagttgtgaggaccggggttcgatccccggccccgcctgtctggagtttgcatgttctccccgtgcctgcgtggcttttctgcgggcactccggtttcaagcccacatcccaaaaacacgcgtgctcggttcactgaagactcgaaattgcccgtaggtgtgaaggtgagtgcgaatggttgtttgttcgtaagtgccctgcgattggctggcgaccggttcggggcgtaccccgcctcccgcccgacgatggctgggatgggctccggcgcgcccgcgacccgcgtgaggacaagcggctcagaaaaccgATGCATGGAATATTAAGGACggctatttttcctcatcaaaaaacaaaagattttatTTGGGGGGATTATTTGCCCTTTgactcatttcaatgggaaaagatgatttgagatgcaagcgtggtcacagaacttgtatctcaagacactgCGGTATTTGAGATGTGTTGCGTTTTCTGACTGATGGAATGATTTTCCCTTTGAAGGCCGACTCACCAAATTCTTCTTCTGTTGTGTGCGCGTGGTGCGTTCAGGTGCAGAGCGTGCGCATCGTCCTTCCGAGCGCCTGGTGATCACCATCGTGGAGCTGCCGGCCCAGTCGCCGTCTTCGGACTCTCTGAGCGCGCTGAACGCGCTCACGTTGTACCGGGACTCGCCGGCCCGCGAGCTTCCCGCCCGCAAGTGCGGCTCCTGGACGTCCCGCCATTTCCCCCGCTGCCTGCTGGGGGCGCTGTGTCTGGTCAGTCCGCCTCCGTATACCTTCACCGGCGTGCGCCGATCGAAAGAAGACGACGGCCAAACGTTCGGCTAGATGGCGACTCCGAAAGCGATGACGGCGGCGCGGGCGGACTTTGAGAAAGACGACAGTGTAGTTCGGCCTGGTACCAGGCGAGGATCGCCCGTGAGCGCGATGGTGAAACCCGGCGATGGTACCGAGGAATGGCTGGGTGGGCACGACTGTATGATGACTGGATGAATTTCAGGTACGCGAGTGAAGCAACGGGAGGGAAAAGAGAAAATCCATTGAAGTTCGTCGCTCCTGAGAAACAAAAGATGACAGAGGAAAAGAGGTTTTAGAGAGAGCCTTGCAGGGTATTGTTGGGTTTGGTCAGCTGGAGATGGGGGGCGGGGCCTGGGGGCCAGGGAACAAAGACCCCACCTGAGATGAGAAAGACAAGCTACGCGGTTGGGTTTAGTTCTTTGTTTTGCTCCCTGTATGCGCGGTATTAGCTACTCGGACGCCAACTGCTAGGCCGAGTGTCGCTTATTTTGAAGGGGCTGTCGCGGACAAATAGTGCAAAGTAGTCCTAGACCAGAACTGTTGCCTTGAAGGACTTGGGCTGGCCGCTGGCTACATTAGCACAACTTCAATATTAGCAGCATGCTACACGGGCACGTCGATGCCGGCTCGCAACTCGCCATTTTTCTTAGCGCTTCACCtcgcgcgggtcgcgggcgtgccggcgcctatcccagcggactgcgggcgagaggcggggtgcaccctcaactggtcgccggccaatcgccgAGCTCGCAACTAGCGTGAACATATTCAACTTTCATACTAGCAGCTACGTATATTAGCACGCTAATAGCCAACTGCTGAACCAGCAGCTAGCTACATTAGCATTCACGGAGTCCAGAGTCGCAGACAAGTACTGTGGACCCACGTGCAGTGGTGGCAAATACTTCAAAGTCCAAATACTTGCTTAGTGTACTTGAGTAGatgtagtatgtgtgtgtgtgtgtgtgtgttgcattcaGGTGTACTTCAGCTCTCTCCCCGTGGGCATCTACCTGCTGATGATGGCGCACACGTGGCCGGGCGTGGTTCTGGTCAGCCTGGTCCCGTCCACGCTGCTTCTGCTGGCGGTCTACGGCTTCTGCCGCTGTCTGTGCCACGAGCTCCTGGAGGCGCTCGCCGCTCGTTGCCGGGACGACGGCGCCGTAGCCATCGCGTCCGCCGCCGACGACTAGGACGCGTCCGCCGCGACCTCGAGCGAGCGGACGAACACCTCGCGGGGGCCTCCCGCTCGGCGGCCAATCAGAGACGCACGGAGACATCTCatgacatggggaaaaaaaaaaaactaatctcgAAATTTTggctatactgtaaatataagaTGCGCACAAAATACTGATTTGTGCGTGGCCACGTCTGCTACGTTGCTAGCATGAGTTGTTTGCAATGGAGAGTCACTAACACGAAATTGTTTGATTTGTACAGCCAATGCAAATCCAAAACAGGCCATGAATGGACTTTTCAAATTCTGCATCACTGCTGAATCCTGAAGCCCAAGCTAACAGGTCAGCGCGAGGCTGcacggcaaatgattgacacctcgtcggtcatgccctctctctctctgtgggTTGATCTTCCTCAGACACGGTGGTttctattaataataataataataaaaaatgtaaaagaactCTGCAAACTTTTTAATTATGATGTGCActcaaaatacaaatgaataataTGAAGATGATTCGTGGAGAGTTGAGTCAGCGAACGGAGCGCACCTTCGATACGAACGGCAAAGGTGCGCTCCGTTTTGAATTTCATGCGAGTATTTGGTGCGTTTGGTATATTTCTTGTCATGTCGTGTCTGCGGCGAACTTTTAGGACGACAGCAAGTACACGgtcagtgtttttgtgtgtctgagCCACCCCTTAAATACGCTGCTAGCCTAGCTTAGCATTTAGATGGCAGGGAGCGAGGTGTTAGCTTAGCATTAAAACCAAAAGACAGTGGACCCCGCTATTCAAAATGGTCAGTTTAAAAcgcacgaggaatttgtctccggtcgttttTGCCGCTCGAGTACGGCAGCAATCGAGCCGCGAGAATAAAATATGCTTTCACGGCATACACAGGTAAGCGTTAAGGGACCCAAaaagaaggttttttttttttttttttttttttaaatcggaatttcattctgccaaatatcagaaATGGCATCGGCTTCAAAAACTCGGAAGACGTACAATGAGTCATTATGCAATTTCGAGTGTCGAGTGGTGTGGGAATACTGATGAATAACGacaaatttgcaaatcatgcagAGTGACGAAGCTCCAATGCGGTCATGAGCTCACGgcgcacgtctgcctcacagttctgaggctgcgggttcaaatccttgCATGCCGAAGCATACAAACGCTTTTTCTCCAATGTTAGCTTGGAGGACGAAGCTAGCAGTGTGGCGCGCATTTCGCACGTGATGCTAATCTCCGTACTAAGCTAGGCTAGTAGCTAACCTAACGAGTCAACGTTCGCCTCGTTTCTGTG
Encoded here:
- the LOC133483797 gene encoding uncharacterized protein LOC133483797 isoform X1, whose protein sequence is MIPPEQEMEGEVRTWAESLVVTLDELECKICYNRYDARGRKPKLLACLHRVCAKCLKRMVDVGESSPSAVSCPFCRHQTLVPEEEVTRPPVFFFFSCAATPMNAAFLLLFRAVGGVADGGRPSHPGGSVVSGPSSARRRPTRRSSAQSRLADRCRACASSFRAPGDHHRGAAGPVAVFGLSERAERAHVVPGLAGPRASRPQVRLLDVPPFPPLPAGGAVSGVLQLSPRGHLPADDGAHVAGRGSGQPGPVHAASAGGLRLLPLSVPRAPGGARRSLPGRRRRSHRVRRRRLGRVRRDLERADEHLAGASRSAANQRRTETSHDMGKKKKLISKFWLYCKYKMRTKY
- the LOC133483797 gene encoding E3 ubiquitin-protein ligase RNF182 isoform X2: MIPPEQEMEGEVRTWAESLVVTLDELECKICYNRYDARGRKPKLLACLHRVCAKCLKRMVDVGESSPSAVSCPFCRHQTLVPEEEVWLMEDDRHILAVLSCQDRARRGGGRHGEVLLSPDSLTGAERAHRPSERLVITIVELPAQSPSSDSLSALNALTLYRDSPARELPARKCGSWTSRHFPRCLLGALCLVYFSSLPVGIYLLMMAHTWPGVVLVSLVPSTLLLLAVYGFCRCLCHELLEALAARCRDDGAVAIASAADD